In Streptomyces sp. 71268, the DNA window AGCGCGTCGGCAAGCTCCCCCGGCCGGTCGAGTACGTCTTCAACACCGCCTCCCACCACCGCGTCCACCACGCCTCCCAGGGCGGCTACCTGGACCGCAACTTCGGCGGCATCCTCATCGTGTGGGACCGGATGTTCGGCACCTTCGTCGCCGAGACCGAACGCCCCGTCTACGGCCTCACCAAGAACATCCACACCTACAACCCGCTGCGGGTCGCCACCCACGAGTACGCGGCCATCGGCCGCGACCTGGCCGCCGCGACCGACTGGCGCGAGCGCGCGGGCCTGCTCTTCCGTGGCCCCGGCTGGCAACCACACCACCGCCGCGCCGCGACCGACGACGCCCCGTCAGCGGCCGACGGCGCGGCACGCCCGGACCCGGTCGCCACGTGCGCTGCCGACGGCGCCGAGCCCGCTGCCGACGGCGCCCCGCCGGTGCCCCCGCCCACCGCCGGCGGCCCGCCCGTGGCGGAGTCCGGCCGCCGCGTCGAGCGCGCCGCGTGAGCGGCGAGGCGGCTCGCGCGCCAGGGACCACCCGGCTCGCCCCGCTCGGCGGTCACCGGCACGTCCGGGCCGTGCTGCCCTGCGCCGTCCTGTTCGCCCTGCTCGCGCTGGTTCACCTGACCGCGCTGCTCGTGCCCGCCGTCTCCGACACCTCCGCCGAGCCCGTCGAGTACGCCACCAAGCCCGCGTTGATGCCGGCGCTGGCGGCGTACGTGCTGCTGCGGGGCGGGCCGCGACTCCTCGTGGCCGCCCTGCTGTTCGGCTGCGGCGGCGACACCCTGCTGCAACTCGGCGGCGAGCCGGCCTTCCTCGCCGGCATGGCCTCCTTCGCCGCGGGCCACGTCTGCTACCTGGTCCTCTTCGCCCGCCTCGGCCCGATCACCGCGCCCCGCCGCACAGTGGCGCTCGTGGCCGCCGGCTACGCGACGGCCTGGCTGGGCACGGTGGCCCTGCTGTGGCCGGGGCTTGCGCCCGACATGCGCGGGCCGGTCGCCGCGTACAGCCTGCTGCTCACGGCCATGGCCCTGGCGGCGCTGCGCGTCGGCCCGTGGGCCGGGGCGGGCGGCGCCCTGTTCCTGCTCTCCGACACGCTGATCGCCACCGGCATCGCCGACTGGCCGCAACCCCCGGCGCCGCAGTTCTGGATCATGCTGACGTACGGGGGCGCCCAACTGGCCCTCACGGTCGGGGTGTTGCGCGGGGCGGGCGAGCCCGGGGCGCGCGAGGTCTCCGGCGCGGGCCTGCCGGGCCCGGGCCGCGCGGCCCGGCGCGGCGCGTAGCCGGGCCCGACCACCGACCGCCGACACGCCCCGGACGCACGAGGGCCGGGCCGCCGACGATCGGCTGCCCGGCCCCGCGCGCGTCCGCTGACGCCTCCAGGTCGCCGTTACTGCGTGACGGCCTTGAGCGCGTTGACGATGCCGTAGCCGTAGAAGCTGTTCACGTGCTTGGTGCCGGTGCAGGTGGCGTCCGCCTTGCCGTCACCGTTCGGGTCGTACGGGGCGGTCGGGCAGCCCGGGTTGTCGGCCTGCTGCTTCAGAAGCCACTGCACCTCCTGCGGGCTGGCGTTCGGGTGCGCGCTGCGCACCAGGGCGGCCACGCCCGCGACGTGCGGGCTCGCCATCGAGGTGCCCTGGAGGTAGGCGTAGTCGCCGCCGGGCATGGTGGACAGGATGCGGCCGTCCTTGGCGGGCAGCTCGGGCAGCTGGTTGCGGTCGCCACCGGGGGCCGCGACGTCGATCTGGCCGGCGGCCACCGACGGGTTGAGGCCGTAGTTGGAGTAGTACGACTTCAGCGACTTGACGCCGGTCGCGGAGACCGTGACCACGCCGGGCAACTGGGTCGGCGCGTCCAGGCAGGTGGCCGGGTCGATCTCGCGGTCGACCTCCTGCGAGTCGTTCGGGCTCGACGTGTCCTTGATCGACTTCGCGCCGAGGTCGAAGTTGGAGTTGCCGGCGGAGGCGACGTTGACGGCGCCCTTGTCCTGCGCGTACCTGGCCGCCCGGCCCACCGCGTCAAGGATGGCCCGCTGGTCGGCGTCGGCCTTGCAGTTGAACATCCACGGGTCGACGTAGTAGCTGTTGTTGGTGACCTCGACGCCCTTGTCGGCCGCGAAGACGAAGGCACAGACCACGTTCTCGGCGTAGAACAGGCCGGTCTTCTGGTCGCTGACCTTGATGGCGGAGATCTTCACGTTCGGCGCGACGCCGGCGACGCCGACCCCGTTGCGCGCGGCGGCGACCGAGCCGGCCACGTGGGTGCCGTGGTAGTCCGCGTCCGGGTCGTACGGGCGCCAGGCGCCCTTCGAGGTGTCCAGGACGCCGTTCGCGCAGTTGGCGGAGGCCCGCCGGTCGAAGTTCGGAGCCAGGTCCGGGTGGGTGTCGTCCACGCCGGTGTCGATGACCGCGACGGTGACGTTCCTGTCGCCCGGGTTGACCTTGGCCGCCTCGTCCGCCTTCATCGCGGGCAGGTGCCACTGCATGGGCTCCAGCGGCTCCTGGCCGGCCGCCCTCGCCTTCGCCGCGCTCTGCGCGTTGGCGCGCGGGGCCTTGACCTTCTCCGGCTTGCCGACCTCGGTGGTCGCGGCCGGCGTCAGGGGCGAGGTGCGGGTCGCGCCGGCGGACTGCACGCCCTTGACGGCGCGTATCTTCTCCGCGAAACCGGTGGCCGGGGCGTGCGCGACGATCACGCCGATCTTCGGGTAGCTGGCGACGACGGAGCCGCCCGCCTTCGCGATCTCCTTCTTGACCTTGCCGACGGTGGCCTTGTCGGGGGCCGTGTTCACCACGTACGACAACGCCGGACCGGCCGCGCGCGGAGCGGTGGCGGAGGAAGGCGCGTCCTGCGAGGAGGCCGAGGCCGCGCCGGGCAGGAACCCGAGTGACGCGGTGAGCGCGAGTCCTACGGGCACCGCGAGCAGGGCGCGCCGGCGTCTGGATCGCAGATGAGCCATGGGGTCTCCCCATCAGTCGTCAGGGCCGTCCGAACGCGGAGCGCGACCGGACCGGTTATATGACGAGTGAAGCTAACGCTGAGCGAGCCGTCCATCAATGGCTGACGTGGAAAAACTCGCTACGGCCAACGGAGTGACACACGGCGTCACCATCCCGAAATGGATCTTCTCGGATTCCGTCGCTTGTCCCCCTGTTCGACGGCGCTACCTCGGCCTACGATGCGTGACCCGGATCACTCACCGCCCGC includes these proteins:
- a CDS encoding lysoplasmalogenase; the encoded protein is MLVPAVSDTSAEPVEYATKPALMPALAAYVLLRGGPRLLVAALLFGCGGDTLLQLGGEPAFLAGMASFAAGHVCYLVLFARLGPITAPRRTVALVAAGYATAWLGTVALLWPGLAPDMRGPVAAYSLLLTAMALAALRVGPWAGAGGALFLLSDTLIATGIADWPQPPAPQFWIMLTYGGAQLALTVGVLRGAGEPGAREVSGAGLPGPGRAARRGA
- a CDS encoding S8 family serine peptidase encodes the protein MAHLRSRRRRALLAVPVGLALTASLGFLPGAASASSQDAPSSATAPRAAGPALSYVVNTAPDKATVGKVKKEIAKAGGSVVASYPKIGVIVAHAPATGFAEKIRAVKGVQSAGATRTSPLTPAATTEVGKPEKVKAPRANAQSAAKARAAGQEPLEPMQWHLPAMKADEAAKVNPGDRNVTVAVIDTGVDDTHPDLAPNFDRRASANCANGVLDTSKGAWRPYDPDADYHGTHVAGSVAAARNGVGVAGVAPNVKISAIKVSDQKTGLFYAENVVCAFVFAADKGVEVTNNSYYVDPWMFNCKADADQRAILDAVGRAARYAQDKGAVNVASAGNSNFDLGAKSIKDTSSPNDSQEVDREIDPATCLDAPTQLPGVVTVSATGVKSLKSYYSNYGLNPSVAAGQIDVAAPGGDRNQLPELPAKDGRILSTMPGGDYAYLQGTSMASPHVAGVAALVRSAHPNASPQEVQWLLKQQADNPGCPTAPYDPNGDGKADATCTGTKHVNSFYGYGIVNALKAVTQ